A window of Adhaeribacter arboris genomic DNA:
CCGTTTGCGCTTTATCCGTTTAGGTTCATTAAGTAATGTCTTAGCTAATCGCAGTCATCAGTACGCCCGAGACGGAAAAGCCTTGAATGTCCAAGGTAACAGTATTACAGAAATAAAGATTGCGGCCGGAAATGGCGGTTATGTAGCAGTTGGGGCAGTTTCCAGTAATTCGGTAACCGGGGCAATAGCCACCGGGGGAAGTGATGTATTATTTACTAATTTAAATTTCAATGGTTTTGTGGTAAACTCCTCCCGGATAGATATTGCCGGGGGGAGCGACATTGCCTGGAGTATCAAAAGATCGAATACGCTTGCGGGTGGCCAACCTACCTGGATTATTTGCGGCGAATCGAAGCAAGGAGCCACCCATACGGATAGTTTCGTGGCGCGGGTAACTTCGGCCGGCGCTATTATCTGGTGCAACCGTTTTAACTTCGACCCGGGGGGAGGTTTGTTCAATTCCGCGCATTGTATCGCCAAACAACTGGTAGAAGATGCCAATGGAAATATTTACGTAGTGGGTACCTTGCGGGATAATACGGGAAATAACGGCACGGATGGGCTGGCTTTTAAACTCGGACCGGGTGGTAACTTAATTTGGGCCAACAATTACCACTTAGCATCCGACGATGAGTTTCAAGCGGTGCGAGTAACGGTAGATAATAATTTAATTGTGGGTGGCTTCACCAATTTTACCGGCCTGTATAATATGCAGATTACCAAACTAACCGCCGCTGCCGGCGCCATTCAATTTCAGAATATCCTGCGAGCCAGAAATGGCAATACTACCTACCCTAGCAAGTGCTACGATATTTTAGAAGCACCCGGACCAAACTATTACCTGGCCGGCGTTATCTCCCAGGAGGGCGTTAACCGCGAAATGATGTACCGGACGGGTGCCGGAGGAGCAGGAATTAACTGGAATAGTTATAATCCGATGGTATTTAGTGTGGGATTTGGTCTGAGTTATGTACCGGATAACAATTGCCCGGGCATTGCTTATTTCTCTTCGCTGAAAAATACCAACAATCCGGTTTTTAGTGATAGCCACATCATGAAAACCGATTTAACCACGAAGACCTGTAATTTTATGTTTCCGAAAGCTCCCTCTAATTTAGCATCTAATTTGGTACGATTCGCCCGGCCACGGCGAATGCAACCAGCGGGTTCAGTAGCCGGATTAACCTGCACCACTGTAACTTACGACGATAAGCTGATTTGTAAGGTAGATTGCCCTGCAGCCGCAAGCGTTATTACGCCTGCTGATTCTAAGTTACCAGAGCCTCCTAAGGCAAATAGTAAATTAGTACTTGCTCCTAACCCAGTTACTCAAAATCTGCATATAGAGGCGGCCTCTTTGCCCACTGGCGCGTACCAAATTGAGCTAAAAGATATGCTAAAAGGAAATACTGTCCTGCAAAGAACGAACAACCTGCGTACAGGAACGCTGACCACCGACCTGGATTTATCAACGATTCCTTCCGGAGTCTATCTGCTTACGATTAAGTCGGGAACCTTGGTACTGCAACAGAGAGTAGTGAAGCAGTAAGATATATTGATTTCTTAAATATCGGTAAGAAAAGGACAGCTAATTCATTTTGCTGTCCTTTTCTTTAGTTAAACTTACTTAACGCACCTGCCGAACCCGGCGCATAAACTTACCTTTCAGTTAAAAACGAAAGAAGTACAGTATTTCTTGACCATGCAGGAATGGAAATCTAAAATTGGTTTAGTGAACAGAAAGAAGCAAAAGAGAGTTGACCAAGTCCTGGAAAACTTAATTATAGATTTTTATCTTGTAGGAGCAGTAGCTAGAGCTGTTTAGATGAGAGGAATAAATAATATCGCACTCAAACGAACAACAGGAGATATAGTTTTTGCAGTCTTAATAAATAATGTTAAGGGTTATTTAAAAAACAGTGATAGAAATATTTCGTAAATTTGAATAAATGAAAGCTTATGATAGTTGAAAGGACAAACAATGAATTAATCATCCGGCTTCCGGCAACTGTTGATGCGGCAGAAATCCAAGACTTATTAAGTTATTTAAGGTATCAAGAGTTGACTTCTAAGTTTACCGTTAAACAGAGTAAAGTGGATAAGCTTGCCCGGCAAGTTAATCAGGGCTGGTGGGAGCGCAACAAAGACAAGTTTATTAAATGAGAATTGTTGTTGACACCAACATTGTCTTTAGTGCTATTCTTAACTCTTCCGGAAACCTTGGTAAAATCCTCATTCATTCTAAAAAACATTACCAGCTATACTCTTGTCATTACCTCAAGGAAGAAATCTTTGAACATAAGAACAAGCTGTTAAAGCTGACAAAATCAACAGAAAATGAATTATTAGAACTCATTGACTTAACTATCCGCAATATCCAGTTCTTGAACGAAGCCGTTATTTCAGAAAAGACTATTTTAAAAGCTTATGAGCTTGTTAGAGACGTAGATGAAAATGATACTATTTTGTTGCTTTAACCAAGCATTTGAAAGGTTCTAAATTATGGACCGGAGACAAAAAACTTATATCAGGGCTTCACAAAAAGAAATTTACGCAAATAATATCCATTGCTGAATTAAACGCCTTTCTGGACCGAAAAGAAGAAATAAAAACGTCCGCTAATAATGTGTATATAAAACTCTTGCTTCACTACAGATTTTTTATATACTAACCGATGCTGTATACGAGAAATCGAGAAATTAAAATTACTTGAAGGAGATGGAAAGTTTTCTTACTTATGAACCCGAACCTACGCTAACCGGTACCCAGCCTGGCACCGGCCATACGGCTACAGCACTAAAATGGATTACTGTATTAACCGTTGACCAATACACTTGACTTTTCCAATACTTTATCACTCCATTTACGCAAAGCGGCAGTAAAGTAGATATAGATGTAAAATTTAAAATCCACAGCACAGAAAATAGTCCACTGGATGAAACCAAACCGCAATACAAAAATGCCAAAGAAGCAGCTAAGCAATTAGGGTTGAATTTTGAGGAAGAGTAAGGTAGATAACGTATTCTCCTCGAAACGCTTTATTTCTCACAACCCTTTTACTTCCGGCTAATTTTCACCGGAAATAAGCGAAAATCATTTAAGTTGAGCGCGTATAAAAAACCTTCCCAGTGCACGATGGGTACTAAACCGGTAGGCTGGGAGCCGTTGTTATTAAATATGGAAAGCAATGCATTACCCATATAGGCAACATTCCGGATTCCCAGGCAGGTAGAAACGTATTGCAAAAAACCTTCTTTTTCTAAATCAGAAGAAGTATATCCAATTTCTCTAGAGATAAGGTTACCCGCAGCATCTTCTTTATAATATAATAATTTGGCGCTAGTGTCGATGGAAATATCGGGTATGGTTAATTGGGGAATATTCCGTTCCGGAGTTCCCGGGGTGAAAATCGGACCTGGTGGAGAAATAGCTCTCACCATTTCTATTTTCCGGTATTCTTCCAGGTTATGTTTGTTTTTGAAGGCTCTTGATTTTTCCGGTAACGACGTTGTTCTCCCATTGCGGTACGGCGAAGCAGCAATATTTTCCCGTTGCAGAAATACATCCAGAATGACCGTGAACGTATTAATAAAATGATCGGTATTCCGGAGATGAAAAATCTCTAACTCGTAGCCTCGTTTTTTGCCTTCGAGGTAGTCGTGAATAGTTTGCGTTTTTTCGTAAACGGCTTTTATTTTAACTTCGTGCGGGGTGCCTTTATAGCGGTTACATAAATGATGCAGTTCCTTTAAACGAGCTTTGGAGTCACGGACGTAGGTAACTTCTTTTACATCCACATCCGGTTTTGTTCCCACTACTATCCGATCTTCCGATGCCTCGCTCCTAGTAAAAAGGGAACGCATAAATTGTATCATTTAGTAAGTAATCTTTTCAGGTGCAGCGTTTCTATTTCGACTTGTATCTTTTCCGATTCTTTTAATTGCTCCAAATAAGCATCCAGCTTTTGCAGGTATAAATCCAAAATAGCGTCCTGCTCTAACGTCAGAACGCTTTCTGGTTTGAGCTCCCGGTTATTTTCTCCGTTCGCCATTATTCAATTTCAATTTGTTTCGATTTTCCAAAAGTACCCACAATTTTACGGTTGAGTTCTTCCTGCACGGCGGCTAATTCTTTCACGGCCTCGGTCCGCTTCCGGGCGCCTTCTTCGGATATTTTAATCACCGCGTCCAAAGTTTCTACCATATCGCGGTTTACTTTTTTCAGGGTTTCCACGTCTACGATGCCGCGCTCATTTTCCTGGGCGGCCGTAACCACGTTGGTTTTTAAGAGTTGGGCATTTTTGAGCAGCATTTCGTTGGTAGTATCCGTTACTTTTTTCTGAATTTCCAGGGCTTTTCGCTGTTTTTCCAACCCTAAAGCAATGGCTACTTGTTGCCGCCAAACCGGAATTACCGTTACAATCGAATTCTGGATTTTCTGGGCCAGCACATCGTTGGTGGTCTGAATCATCCGGATCTGCGGCATGGATTGGGTAGCAATGGTGTGCGACAGCCGGAAATCGTGTACTTTCTTTTCCAAGCGTTCTTTAAAGCCAATCATATCGCTGAGGCGCTGCACGGCAATTTCATCCTGGTTGCTGTTTTCTACTTCGGCTTGCAGCTTCGGAATAATTTCGTTTTCGATTTCCGCAATTTTCATGGTGCCGGCCGCAATTACCGCCCGTACCTCGTAAATGTACTCTACCGCTTGTTTAAACATTACTTCCAGGCTGGTAGAATCCTTTAAAACACTTTGCCGCGTTTTTTCCAATTTCAAAACCACGTCGTCTACGTTTTCGGAAATGGTGTTATACTGGCTGGCAATTCTTTTAGACTTATCGGCAATTTTTTTCACGAAAGGCAACTTCGAAAAGAAACCCGGCTTTTCCGATTCGTCTACCTTAATCATGTTAATTTGGGCTAGCAATTCGTTTATTGCTTCGCCGGCATCGCCCGAATCTTTTACCTTTACTTTGGTAAGCAGCTCGTTCGAATAATTTCCGAGTTTACGTTGGGTATCAACCCCAAAGTTGTTCAGGCTTTCGGGCTTAGTAGGATCAATGGCTTTCGAGATAGCCAGCGCTTTTTGCTGGATTAACTCTTTATTTTCGGCAATGGAGATATCGGTTTCTTCCATAGTATTTATTTCATAATAGGTTGTAGTGGTTTAAAGTAACAGCGCTCAGGTATTTTTTAATGTTTTCGTGCCGTTCATTGGTTTCGTACCATTCAATTTCGTTTAAAGGCAGGTAATCGCCTAATAAACCTTGTACTTCTTTCAGTAAGGCTTCTCCTTTGCGGGTTCTGAATTCCGGATTTCGGTAATCCGCGCTGAGATACTGCACTTTTACTTGTCCGCTTTGAGTAATAGCCAGTTCCTTCACTTCCACTACTAGTTCCGAAGACTTATTACTACCATTGGTAATTACGGTTTTGTACACTCCTTTATTGCCTTCTTCTAAAGCGGCAATACATTTTTCCCGGACCTCCCGCACTGCCCGCCGCAATAGTGGCTTCGGCCGAATGTGATGACCATATATATAGCCCAGTATTGCTCCTATAATTAATAACAAAAAAGCTCCCATAAATTTTTAATTTTAACAGAGTACCAGTTTATTTATATACGCGAAACGATGCTAAGCGGCCAAGCATTGTCCTCACCTCAACTATATCTTGTACGGTACTGTACTGGCCGCAACAGCTTCTGGTTAAACCTAACTGGTATTTGGTTTTCTGGCAACCTTTTAAACCAACTCCCAGAAAATAGCCTAACCTACCCTTACCAGATTCCTTTTATTTACTTAAATATGAACAAATTATTTTACTAAAATTTTATCTAAGTATAAACTTTTCACTCAAAGATATTCGTCGAATTAAATGGGAACAATTGCCGGGCGTTTACCGGGTACGAATTACCGGTAAAAAGAGGATTCCATCGGTGAGTATTTTCAATAAAGCAGGAAGAAAAAATTAGGCGCTTATATAAAGCCTAATTAAAATAAAAAATGCAAATCTTTCCGATTTGCATTTCGCGGCTTTGCCATTCCTTACCATCCCTCTGTTTACCAAAATTTTAAAGAAAGCATCCGTAAAATTAATGGCTAAAAACTCTTTTAAATTTCTATTTTGAGGTCGAAAGTAATTCCTGTTCTTTAGGCTCGGTTGGTGCGGTTACCTGCTCTATTTTGCCCACTAAAAATAAATAAGAACAGGCTCCAATTAACCCTAAAGTACCGATAAAAATTAAAGCGGGTTTAAAATCACCGCCTTTTACCAGAAAACCTATGACAATAGGAACGACAATAGAGGCCAGATTACCCATAAAATTAAAAACACCGCCGGTTAAACCAATTAAATGCTTGGGTGATAAAATAGAAACAAAAACCCAGGAAATTAAAGCCATACCAGCGCCAAAGAAAGCGAGCGCCATAAAGAATATAATGGCGGCCGTACCGGTACTATAATTGGCGCCAACAATGCTGGCCGAAACTATTAAGCCAATAATAATAGGCGTTTTGCGGGCCATTCCAATAGATTTACCTTGCCGGATTAAGTAATCGGAAACAAAGCCCGATAAAAGCAAACCAGCACAAGCGGCCAGAAAAGGAATAGAAGCCAGGTAGCCCGTTTTAATAAAGTTTAAACCCCGGTATTGAACCAGGTAAGTAGGAAACCAGGTAAGAAAAAACCACAACATGGCGTTCATGGCGAACTGCCCGATGTAAACTCCCCACAAATTACGGTTGGCAATTACTTGTTTTAAGTTTTCCCACTTCCAGATGGAAGGCTGACCAGCCGCAACTTTTTTCCCTTCGATCAATCCGCCGCCTTTTTGAATATAATTTAGTTCTTCCTGGTTTACGCGCGGATGTTCCAGGGGATCGCGATACAAGAAATACCAGATTACTCCCCACAACAAGCCCACCAGACCGGTTGTTACAAATAAACCTTTCCAGCCAAAATAATACTGAATCGTTACTAATACCGGGGTGAAAAATGCTAAGCCGATAAATTGCCCGGAAACGTAAAGGGCAATGGCCGAAGCTCGCTCGTGGTTGGGAAACCAGCTGGTAACAATCCGGTTATTAATCGGGTAAGAAGGCGCTTCGAACGCGCCGGTAGCCAAACGCAAACCAAATAAACTCACAAACCCACGGGCAAAACCCTGGCATAAAGTTGCTACCGACCACGTAATTAAACACAAAGCATATAACACCCGCGGGCCAATTTTATCGGCTAGCAGCCCTCCCGGAATTTGCAAAATAGCGTAGGTCCAACCAAAAGCAGAAAAAATCAAACCCATCTCCACGGTGGATAAATTCAAATCTTTGCTCAAAGTAGCCGCGGCAACCGAAAGGTTGCTGCGATCTAAATAATTAATCATAACGTTGATAAACACCAACGCCAGCATGGCATAACGAATTCGGGTTTTTCGGGTATTGCCACTTAGGTTTTCCATGGAGAAGAGCTTGCTTTAGACACTTAAATTTTAAATTAACGGCACAGTAGTAATGAACCGATAGTAGAATACAGAATAAGGAAATCAGGCATTTAAGATTACGTTAGAAGCAACCGAAAAAGCTTTACTATCCTCTTAAATTAACGGGCCGTCCAGCCACCATCTACGGTAAGCATGGAGCCTACCATATAACTACCGGCTTCACTCGCCAGAAAAATGGCAGCCCCCTGAATTTCGCGCATTTCGCCCCAACGACCCAGGGCGGTAGCCCCTACCACAAACTTTTTACCTTCTTCGGTATCGGCAATGGGAATGTTCATTTCGGTGAGAAAAGGTCCCGGACAAATGGCATTTACGTTGATATTAAAAGGGGCTAGTTCTAAGGCTAAGGCCCGGGTCATTTGTACGACGGCTCCCTTGCTCGAAGCATAAGGTGTCCGGTTCGATAAACCCACTAAACCCAAGGTACTAGCCAGGTTAATAATACTACCGCGGTTATTTTTTTTCATGTAGGGAGTAACGGCTCGGCAGCACAACCAGGTACCGTTTACATTTACCTCCATTACTTTGTTAAAATCCGCAGGAGTTACTTCGTCAATAGCACCCCGAATATTTATACCGGCACTATTAATTAAAATATCTATCCGGCCAAAGGTGTCCATCGCGACAGATGCCATGGCTTCAGTTTGTTCCTGGTTAGTAATATCGGCGCTAAAGGAAATAGCCGGTACGCCAAAATCCTGGCTCAACTCTTCGGCAGCTTTGGCGCCTTCTTCCGCATTCCGGTTTACCAGCATTACCTTAGCCCCCGCCGAAGCCAAACCGGCTGCCATAGCTAAACCTAAACCCTTAGAACCACCGGTTATAATGGCAGCTTTACCGCTTAAATCAAATTGTTTAATTCCGGGAAGTAGTTCGTTACGCATGGAGGATTGTTAAATTGTATGTATGTGATGGAGAATGTATTTTAGTTGTTGCTTTTGAATAATTTCTAAATCAATGAAAATTTCCATCCGTCATTAGTGTTTACTGAAAAGTAAATTTCTCTTCTAAGCGCCAGTACTGGCTCACTACTACCGGAAGGGATTGTTAAGTACTTTGCTTTTAACTAAAAAGCTGGATAATTATAATCTTACGGAGTTTTTGCTGTAAGCCAAACAGGCGAGGATGTTGTTTTCTTCGGCAGCTAACCGTTCCTCGGGAGTGAGTTGCGAAACTCGTGGTAAACCGGTAGTGTATTTATGCTGTCTTACCATCCGCAGGGTACGGGCCAATTCGGTGCCGGGTACTCCCGAAAAAGTTGCCCAGTAATCATCTTTCAGGCACGGAATTTCCAAGGGATCGCGGGTAATCATTTCCAGGTTAAAAGTTACGTTAGGATTATGCTGCCGGCAAAGCGCCATTATTTTAGGTAAATCCAGAATGCCTTTACCTAAAGGCACTTCGGATAGCAAGAAACCATCCGGATATTCGTCGACCCCCATATCCTTTACGTGGGTACTAAAAACA
This region includes:
- a CDS encoding T9SS type A sorting domain-containing protein; the protein is MKTVFTIILLLIFHLAQGQVRYFQREFNLNYVTPLYRHERLNGGIRTHFNFDANNPYYFVGIGTSYKNPALASPNNTADRLRFIRLGSLSNVLANRSHQYARDGKALNVQGNSITEIKIAAGNGGYVAVGAVSSNSVTGAIATGGSDVLFTNLNFNGFVVNSSRIDIAGGSDIAWSIKRSNTLAGGQPTWIICGESKQGATHTDSFVARVTSAGAIIWCNRFNFDPGGGLFNSAHCIAKQLVEDANGNIYVVGTLRDNTGNNGTDGLAFKLGPGGNLIWANNYHLASDDEFQAVRVTVDNNLIVGGFTNFTGLYNMQITKLTAAAGAIQFQNILRARNGNTTYPSKCYDILEAPGPNYYLAGVISQEGVNREMMYRTGAGGAGINWNSYNPMVFSVGFGLSYVPDNNCPGIAYFSSLKNTNNPVFSDSHIMKTDLTTKTCNFMFPKAPSNLASNLVRFARPRRMQPAGSVAGLTCTTVTYDDKLICKVDCPAAASVITPADSKLPEPPKANSKLVLAPNPVTQNLHIEAASLPTGAYQIELKDMLKGNTVLQRTNNLRTGTLTTDLDLSTIPSGVYLLTIKSGTLVLQQRVVKQ
- a CDS encoding PIN domain-containing protein, translating into MRIVVDTNIVFSAILNSSGNLGKILIHSKKHYQLYSCHYLKEEIFEHKNKLLKLTKSTENELLELIDLTIRNIQFLNEAVISEKTILKAYELVRDVDENDTILLL
- a CDS encoding toxic anion resistance protein encodes the protein MEETDISIAENKELIQQKALAISKAIDPTKPESLNNFGVDTQRKLGNYSNELLTKVKVKDSGDAGEAINELLAQINMIKVDESEKPGFFSKLPFVKKIADKSKRIASQYNTISENVDDVVLKLEKTRQSVLKDSTSLEVMFKQAVEYIYEVRAVIAAGTMKIAEIENEIIPKLQAEVENSNQDEIAVQRLSDMIGFKERLEKKVHDFRLSHTIATQSMPQIRMIQTTNDVLAQKIQNSIVTVIPVWRQQVAIALGLEKQRKALEIQKKVTDTTNEMLLKNAQLLKTNVVTAAQENERGIVDVETLKKVNRDMVETLDAVIKISEEGARKRTEAVKELAAVQEELNRKIVGTFGKSKQIEIE
- a CDS encoding MFS transporter, which codes for MENLSGNTRKTRIRYAMLALVFINVMINYLDRSNLSVAAATLSKDLNLSTVEMGLIFSAFGWTYAILQIPGGLLADKIGPRVLYALCLITWSVATLCQGFARGFVSLFGLRLATGAFEAPSYPINNRIVTSWFPNHERASAIALYVSGQFIGLAFFTPVLVTIQYYFGWKGLFVTTGLVGLLWGVIWYFLYRDPLEHPRVNQEELNYIQKGGGLIEGKKVAAGQPSIWKWENLKQVIANRNLWGVYIGQFAMNAMLWFFLTWFPTYLVQYRGLNFIKTGYLASIPFLAACAGLLLSGFVSDYLIRQGKSIGMARKTPIIIGLIVSASIVGANYSTGTAAIIFFMALAFFGAGMALISWVFVSILSPKHLIGLTGGVFNFMGNLASIVVPIVIGFLVKGGDFKPALIFIGTLGLIGACSYLFLVGKIEQVTAPTEPKEQELLSTSK
- a CDS encoding SDR family NAD(P)-dependent oxidoreductase, coding for MRNELLPGIKQFDLSGKAAIITGGSKGLGLAMAAGLASAGAKVMLVNRNAEEGAKAAEELSQDFGVPAISFSADITNQEQTEAMASVAMDTFGRIDILINSAGINIRGAIDEVTPADFNKVMEVNVNGTWLCCRAVTPYMKKNNRGSIINLASTLGLVGLSNRTPYASSKGAVVQMTRALALELAPFNINVNAICPGPFLTEMNIPIADTEEGKKFVVGATALGRWGEMREIQGAAIFLASEAGSYMVGSMLTVDGGWTAR